In a genomic window of Rhinolophus ferrumequinum isolate MPI-CBG mRhiFer1 chromosome 2, mRhiFer1_v1.p, whole genome shotgun sequence:
- the PARL gene encoding presenilins-associated rhomboid-like protein, mitochondrial, giving the protein MALRGWAHRGWGCGQAWAPPGGGRTYEELSAALAPPRLLGRRFNFFIQQKCGFRKAPRKVEPRRSDTGTSGEPYKRSALIPPVEETVFYPSPYPIRTLVKPFFFTVGFTGCAFGSAAIWQYESLKSRVQSYFDGIKADWLDSIRPQKEGDFRKEINKWWNNLSDGQRTVTGIIAANVFVFCLWRVPSLQRTMIRYFTSNPASKVLCSPMLLSTFSHFSLFHMAANMYVLWSFSSSIVNILGQEQFMAVYLSAGVISNFVSYVCKVATGRYGPSLGASGAIMTVLAAVCTKIPEGRLAIIFLPMFTFTAGNALKAIIAMDTAGMILGWKFFDHAAHLGGALFGIWYITYGHELIWKNREPLVKIWHEMRTNSPKKGGGSK; this is encoded by the exons ATGGCGTTGCGAGGCTGGGCGCACCGGGGCTGGGGCTGCGGCCAGGCCTGGGCGCCCCCCGGGGGCGGCCGCACTTACGAGGAGCTCTCCGCGGCCCTAGCGCCGCCGCGGCTGCTCGGACGCAG GTTTAACTTCTTTATTCAGCAAAAATGTGGATTCAGAAAAGCACCCAGGAAGGTTGAACCTCGAAGATCAGACACAGGAACAAGTGGTGAACCATACAAGAGAAGTGCTTTGATTCCTCCTGTAGAAGAAACGGTCTTTTATCCTTCTCCCTATCCTATAAGGACTCTtgtaaagccttttttttttactgttggg TTTACAGGCTGTGCATTTGGATCAGCTGCTATTTGGCAATATGAATCACTGAAATCCAGGGTCCAGAGTTATTTTGATGGTATAAAAGCTGATTGGTTGGATAGCATAAGACCACAAAAAGAAGGAGACTTCAGAAAGGAG aTTAACAAGTGGTGGAATAACCTAAGTGATGGCCAGCGGACTGTGACAG gtATCATAGCTGCAAATGTTTTTGTATTCTGTTTATGGAGAGTACCTTCTCTACAGCGGACAATGATCAGATACTTCACATCCAATCCAGCCTCAA AGGTCCTGTGTTCTCCCATGTTGCTGTCAACATTCAGTCATTTCTCCTTGTTTCACATGGCAGCAAATATGTATGTTTTGTGGAGCTTCTCCTCCAGCATAGTGAACATTCTGGGTCAAGAGCAATTCATGGCAGTGTACTTATCTGCAG GTGTTATTTCCAATTTTGTCAGTTATGTGTGTAAAGTCGCCACAGGAAGATACGGACCATCACTTGGGGCA TCGGGCGCAATCATGACGGTCCTTGCCGCTGTCTGCACTAAGATCCCAGAAGGGAGGCTGGCCATCATCTTCCTTCCGATGTTCACATTCACGGCAGGGAAC GCCCTAAAAGCCATTATTGCCATGGATACAGCAGGAATGATCCTGGGATGGAAATTTTTTGATCATGCAGCACATCTTGGGGGAGCTCTCTTTGGAAT atGGTATATTACTTATGGTCATGAACTCATCTGGAAGAACAGGGAGCCTCTAGTGAAAATTTGGCATGAAATGAGGACTAACAGCCCCAAAAAAGGAGGTGGCTCTAAGTAA